One genomic window of Evansella cellulosilytica DSM 2522 includes the following:
- a CDS encoding thioredoxin family protein, which yields MIKYGYFFAILIVLIGCGSYEQEMLAEEAVVKAEGLAEQLTETLFINENVEPLSSLENIDEQLKNETKLAYEEAMASLEEIRNESKREPYLVRLEKVLFAVEEAENFQLAINKYNEVIQKWLDFESFVMKNPLDASLNAKLDEMNELFSSKHWEDFDDEIKLAFVNLLQYASTEEVETILTFQQQFDGLEEWLFSNPSIGEVNDMHDEMTELVALLDNPIITEAYEKFENEMLSSFYDWKEYEAEVKAFMDIVKEEQIISLDAETEPLLWVILENSEYVSLLFYTDGCFVNTQSSHFSLKQQSDLAKKYPEMIFINVRFHDHQELAKFFSITETPFKIIFKDGDSKVGFSGFMEMTEVEQLYHDVYNDKY from the coding sequence ATGATAAAGTATGGGTATTTTTTCGCTATATTGATAGTGCTTATTGGATGTGGGAGTTATGAACAAGAAATGCTTGCTGAGGAGGCGGTTGTTAAAGCGGAGGGGTTAGCGGAACAGTTAACGGAAACATTATTTATCAATGAAAACGTTGAACCGTTATCGTCGCTAGAAAATATTGATGAACAATTGAAAAATGAAACGAAATTAGCATATGAAGAAGCGATGGCATCGTTAGAAGAAATAAGAAATGAATCGAAACGTGAACCATACTTAGTGAGGTTAGAAAAAGTTTTGTTTGCGGTTGAAGAAGCTGAGAATTTTCAATTAGCAATTAATAAATATAATGAAGTTATTCAAAAATGGTTAGATTTTGAAAGCTTTGTCATGAAAAATCCATTAGATGCATCATTAAATGCTAAACTCGATGAAATGAATGAATTGTTTTCTTCTAAGCATTGGGAGGATTTCGATGATGAGATAAAGCTTGCATTCGTTAATCTTCTTCAATACGCGTCTACAGAAGAAGTCGAAACGATTTTAACGTTTCAACAGCAATTTGATGGACTAGAAGAATGGCTATTTTCAAATCCATCCATTGGCGAAGTGAATGATATGCATGATGAAATGACTGAACTAGTTGCACTTTTAGACAATCCGATCATAACTGAAGCATATGAGAAGTTTGAAAATGAAATGCTGTCTAGTTTTTATGATTGGAAAGAGTACGAGGCTGAGGTAAAGGCGTTTATGGATATAGTCAAGGAAGAGCAGATCATATCGTTGGACGCGGAAACAGAACCTCTATTGTGGGTGATACTTGAAAATAGTGAATACGTGTCACTGCTTTTTTATACGGATGGCTGTTTTGTTAATACGCAGTCCTCGCATTTTTCACTTAAGCAGCAAAGCGATTTAGCAAAAAAGTACCCTGAAATGATCTTTATCAATGTCCGTTTCCATGATCACCAAGAATTAGCTAAATTCTTTTCTATAACGGAAACCCCCTTTAAGATTATTTTTAAAGATGGCGATTCAAAGGTTGGTTTTTCTGGATTTATGGAGATGACAGAGGTAGAACAACTTTATCATGATGTGTACAACGATAAATATTAG
- a CDS encoding WG repeat-containing protein: MLKCTSCGADLREDAKFCVKCGAKAEVKTATESPVTEEEKLDSYFNHQEEQESPSNEVVTTSIEQSDEKSPSFFRKFRLWIIAGSSALAVIALLIVLSTQFIFGQEKTWFVTVNHNEQAGFINAAGEEQIAHQYEVPFLLHFYYWDRYWDIDEIRAFYFTEDYHVVRISDKFGYINRDGRYAINPQFDTATSFVDGLALVSKDGMYGFIDEDGNTVINFEFDYAEPFSDGLALVGIQSNYGFIDKNGEMVINPRYDDAYSFSEGLARVEVNGEYGYIDKNGEMVISPQFDFAMDFSDERARVYIGDNLGFIDKNGQMVINPQFQFALPFSEGLAPVAKDDKIGYIDVDGVYVIDPQFDFAGPFHEGLAAVSIGGKVGFINKEGRIVINPQYDQALPFYNGVALVVTDNHDTRTFKYINEDNEEIYSFNLDY; this comes from the coding sequence ATGTTAAAGTGTACAAGCTGTGGAGCTGACCTGCGGGAAGATGCAAAATTTTGTGTTAAATGTGGAGCGAAGGCAGAAGTTAAAACTGCAACGGAATCCCCAGTAACAGAAGAAGAAAAATTAGATTCCTATTTTAATCATCAAGAGGAGCAGGAATCTCCATCTAATGAAGTAGTAACTACTTCAATTGAACAATCAGATGAGAAGTCCCCTTCATTTTTTCGCAAATTTCGACTATGGATTATTGCTGGATCATCAGCATTAGCTGTTATCGCACTTTTAATTGTACTTTCTACTCAATTTATTTTTGGTCAAGAGAAAACATGGTTTGTTACGGTGAACCACAATGAACAAGCAGGATTCATTAATGCTGCTGGTGAGGAACAAATTGCACATCAATACGAAGTTCCTTTCCTACTACACTTTTATTATTGGGATAGGTATTGGGATATCGATGAAATTAGAGCCTTTTATTTCACAGAAGACTATCATGTTGTAAGAATTTCCGATAAATTTGGATATATTAATAGAGATGGTAGATATGCAATTAATCCTCAATTTGATACGGCTACATCATTTGTTGACGGTCTAGCATTAGTATCGAAAGACGGTATGTATGGTTTTATTGATGAAGATGGAAATACTGTCATCAATTTCGAATTCGACTATGCGGAACCGTTTTCTGACGGTCTAGCATTAGTAGGTATTCAAAGCAATTATGGATTCATCGATAAAAATGGAGAAATGGTTATTAACCCACGATATGATGATGCGTATTCCTTTAGTGAAGGGCTAGCGCGAGTTGAAGTAAATGGGGAATATGGCTACATTGATAAAAATGGAGAAATGGTGATCTCACCACAGTTCGATTTTGCAATGGATTTTTCGGATGAGAGAGCGAGAGTTTATATCGGTGATAACTTAGGGTTTATTGATAAAAACGGTCAAATGGTTATTAATCCACAATTTCAATTTGCACTTCCGTTCTCTGAAGGCTTAGCGCCAGTAGCGAAAGACGATAAAATTGGTTATATAGATGTCGATGGTGTCTATGTTATCGATCCACAATTCGATTTTGCGGGTCCATTCCATGAAGGACTTGCAGCAGTTAGCATTGGTGGAAAAGTTGGATTCATTAATAAAGAAGGCAGAATTGTTATTAATCCACAGTATGATCAAGCATTACCTTTCTATAATGGTGTCGCATTAGTTGTAACAGACAACCATGATACGAGAACATTTAAGTACATCAACGAAGATAACGAAGAAATCTATTCGTTTAACTTGGACTATTAA
- a CDS encoding DUF2292 domain-containing protein — MGEKELQYLEEIKKLIEKIDFGSITITLHNGEVTQIDATEKKRFDVKKKK; from the coding sequence GTGGGGGAAAAGGAATTACAGTACTTAGAGGAAATAAAAAAACTCATTGAAAAAATTGATTTTGGTTCTATTACGATAACGCTCCACAACGGAGAAGTAACTCAAATTGATGCAACAGAGAAAAAACGTTTTGATGTGAAAAAGAAAAAGTAA
- a CDS encoding YeiH family protein, which produces MAEEKDVNLSEAKPPVKKHPLNTEDWWAVWLGFGLISLIIFISFPGATLPSRWGTEGSESIFNAIPGENLFGIILTGVIALIVFLIAVSFLKGKFQKQFLIGFPILFLLTLVAYVIGQYAPFRHYGFNDVIWALVIGLVISNVFKTPAILKSVLKTELYIKTGLVLLGASILFDRMLALGMLGIGVAWVVTPIVIIVMYIFSQRVLKMNDQRELAVTISSATAVCGVSAAIASGTAAKAKKEEITLAISITLIFTILMMLGMPALVSLLGIDPIVGGAWLGGTIDATGAVVAAGSMLGDNAMEVASVIKMVQNILIGFVAVAIAIFFVSRQNAANGQGTEKKKVKAKEIWTRMPKFIIGFIAASLIFSFLLPQQTVDASGSVVDSYRNLFFTLAFVSIGLESNFKELAKGVRGGKPIVLYIVGQLLNIILTLIAAYVFFSGVFFTLPF; this is translated from the coding sequence ATGGCAGAAGAAAAAGATGTGAATTTATCAGAGGCGAAGCCGCCAGTAAAGAAACACCCGTTAAATACAGAAGATTGGTGGGCAGTTTGGCTAGGTTTTGGATTAATTAGTTTAATCATTTTCATTTCTTTTCCTGGAGCGACGCTGCCTAGTCGCTGGGGAACAGAAGGTAGCGAAAGTATTTTTAACGCGATTCCAGGAGAAAACTTGTTTGGAATTATATTAACAGGAGTCATTGCACTTATCGTATTTTTAATTGCAGTCAGCTTTTTAAAAGGGAAATTTCAAAAGCAGTTTTTAATAGGGTTTCCAATTCTATTTTTACTTACACTAGTCGCTTATGTTATCGGTCAGTATGCCCCTTTTCGACATTATGGCTTTAACGATGTCATCTGGGCACTTGTCATAGGTCTAGTTATTAGTAACGTTTTCAAAACACCAGCAATCTTAAAAAGTGTTTTAAAAACGGAGTTGTATATTAAAACAGGACTTGTATTATTAGGTGCTTCTATTTTATTCGATAGAATGCTAGCTTTAGGCATGCTCGGTATAGGCGTAGCCTGGGTTGTGACGCCAATTGTTATCATTGTCATGTATATATTCTCACAACGTGTTTTAAAAATGAACGACCAACGAGAGTTAGCAGTAACGATCTCTTCTGCAACGGCAGTGTGTGGTGTATCAGCGGCAATTGCATCTGGTACAGCAGCAAAAGCAAAAAAGGAAGAGATCACGCTAGCGATCTCTATAACACTGATTTTTACGATTCTCATGATGCTTGGTATGCCTGCACTCGTTTCACTATTGGGAATTGATCCGATAGTTGGTGGGGCATGGCTCGGGGGAACTATTGATGCAACAGGTGCTGTCGTTGCAGCTGGATCAATGCTAGGTGACAATGCAATGGAAGTAGCCTCCGTCATCAAGATGGTACAAAATATATTAATAGGTTTTGTAGCGGTAGCTATAGCGATCTTTTTCGTTTCACGTCAAAATGCAGCGAATGGGCAAGGCACGGAAAAAAAGAAAGTGAAGGCGAAGGAAATTTGGACGCGTATGCCTAAATTCATTATTGGATTTATTGCAGCATCTTTAATTTTCTCATTTTTACTACCACAACAAACAGTAGACGCATCAGGCTCAGTAGTTGATAGTTATCGCAATCTATTTTTCACACTTGCCTTTGTAAGTATTGGATTAGAATCCAATTTTAAAGAGTTAGCTAAAGGTGTCCGTGGTGGTAAACCAATCGTTTTATATATTGTAGGTCAATTACTCAATATCATTTTAACTTTAATTGCTGCATATGTGTTCTTTAGCGGCGTATTCTTCACTTTACCTTTCTAG
- a CDS encoding HNH endonuclease, protein MSFQDRVKKETKKLGEKVIDGAKKLHEKDRVLKETTGKGLVHTTGESVGNAAGFLLGKPLEKVGQRFHNKFFMELGEGIHKSSRFTGGVAGQLGQGAWKTTEGLIRWDGSVVWEGFGEIGHATGRTVVGIGKTAIYTLQNSAQIVKGLYSKDYERVKIGASGVAKVVIIGGIAFTVIDLVDGGNIAMAEEGTFINTHNSSLAGQLHPETGVPFEAQAIALEDGTEVVGVFPVFDAVAEVVLPEELYGSSDYLHFSYANGELIDMVSENETIAAQFSIDQLEQIYAGETPDGYTWHHHEDLGKLELVDEEIHAKTGHSGGRSVWGGGTDGR, encoded by the coding sequence ATGAGTTTTCAAGACCGGGTTAAGAAGGAGACAAAAAAGCTTGGGGAAAAAGTAATTGATGGTGCGAAAAAACTCCATGAAAAGGATAGAGTCCTTAAGGAAACGACAGGAAAGGGCCTCGTACATACGACAGGAGAGAGTGTAGGTAATGCAGCTGGCTTCTTGTTAGGAAAGCCGTTAGAAAAGGTTGGTCAACGATTTCATAATAAGTTTTTCATGGAATTAGGTGAAGGCATTCATAAATCGTCCCGTTTCACAGGTGGTGTTGCCGGCCAACTTGGGCAAGGAGCATGGAAAACGACAGAGGGGTTGATTCGTTGGGACGGTTCAGTTGTATGGGAAGGATTTGGAGAAATAGGTCATGCAACAGGACGGACAGTTGTCGGTATTGGAAAAACGGCCATTTATACGCTCCAAAATAGTGCCCAAATTGTAAAGGGCTTATATAGCAAGGATTATGAACGAGTGAAAATCGGAGCAAGTGGTGTCGCTAAAGTGGTTATTATTGGTGGCATTGCTTTTACTGTTATTGATCTCGTGGATGGCGGCAATATTGCAATGGCGGAGGAAGGCACCTTTATTAACACACATAACAGTAGTCTCGCAGGGCAGCTTCATCCCGAAACCGGTGTCCCATTTGAAGCACAAGCGATTGCGCTAGAGGATGGGACAGAGGTAGTTGGCGTATTTCCAGTGTTCGACGCTGTTGCCGAAGTTGTACTGCCAGAGGAGCTGTATGGAAGCAGCGATTACTTGCATTTTTCCTATGCAAACGGAGAGCTTATCGATATGGTTAGTGAAAACGAGACGATTGCTGCACAATTTTCAATCGATCAATTAGAACAAATTTATGCTGGTGAAACACCAGATGGCTATACATGGCATCACCATGAGGACCTTGGAAAACTAGAGCTTGTTGATGAAGAAATTCACGCGAAAACAGGACATAGTGGCGGCCGGTCTGTGTGGGGAGGGGGAACCGATGGAAGGTAA
- a CDS encoding S1C family serine protease — translation MKLHWIISLIFTVLILGVGAYGFYFIYDHVPKQLDAPSSILAYDDEESDQFVEGETRELTEIIHDTQKLVVKIETEDGSIGSGFLYNDMGDIVTNAHVVAGVNNVTVTTADSRQLYGTVIGISDTIDIALVRVDDLAGTDPLPISNTKAEIGEEVLALGSPFGLDNTVTTGIISGLDRDLDLPPYYYEGLYQISAPIAPGNSGGPLVYSATGEVIGINSAAADQGSIGFSIPIIDVLGMIQGWSQSPMTALPTFDTYTTDYGYYETDYYYTDEDYALYLVEYYYDNLIYQDFLTAYSLLGSNLQTNMSYESLRNEYIHTDWISIDDIVVTNTNPLQVFSIITKEQYSNNTTSYEKYKVTHTIGYENDHLKILTEQKERIN, via the coding sequence ATGAAATTACATTGGATCATTAGCTTAATATTTACAGTTTTAATATTAGGGGTAGGCGCTTATGGCTTCTACTTTATATACGACCATGTCCCAAAACAACTTGATGCGCCATCGAGTATACTCGCCTATGATGACGAAGAGAGCGATCAGTTTGTTGAAGGGGAAACAAGAGAGTTAACAGAAATTATTCATGATACACAAAAACTAGTAGTAAAAATCGAAACGGAAGACGGGTCCATTGGATCCGGCTTCCTTTATAATGACATGGGTGATATCGTCACTAATGCTCACGTCGTTGCTGGAGTGAATAATGTTACTGTTACAACGGCCGACTCCAGACAACTTTACGGAACTGTTATTGGTATTAGTGATACGATTGATATCGCTCTCGTACGAGTTGACGATTTAGCTGGCACAGATCCACTCCCTATTAGCAATACGAAAGCAGAAATCGGTGAAGAAGTACTTGCCTTAGGAAGTCCTTTCGGTTTAGATAATACTGTTACAACTGGAATCATTAGCGGGCTAGACCGTGACCTCGATCTACCACCTTATTACTATGAAGGACTATATCAAATTTCTGCTCCTATCGCACCGGGCAATAGCGGCGGGCCACTTGTATATAGTGCAACAGGAGAAGTCATTGGTATTAATTCTGCTGCTGCTGACCAAGGGTCTATCGGTTTTAGCATTCCTATTATCGATGTACTCGGCATGATTCAAGGGTGGTCCCAAAGTCCGATGACTGCCTTACCTACCTTCGACACATACACAACGGACTATGGCTACTACGAAACAGACTACTATTATACTGATGAAGATTACGCTTTGTACTTAGTAGAATATTATTACGACAATTTAATTTACCAAGATTTTCTTACAGCCTATTCTTTACTCGGAAGCAATTTGCAGACTAATATGAGCTACGAATCATTGCGTAATGAATATATTCATACAGACTGGATTTCAATCGATGACATTGTTGTCACTAATACAAACCCTTTGCAAGTATTTTCTATCATTACGAAGGAACAATATAGTAATAACACAACGTCTTATGAAAAATATAAAGTTACTCACACAATTGGCTATGAAAATGACCACTTGAAAATACTCACTGAGCAGAAAGAAAGAATAAACTAA
- a CDS encoding zinc-ribbon domain-containing protein: MYCHNCGEQLPEDSQFCANCGTKLAHDEHPVDDQTSEQNNEVELKEEGETSSSQNVDETPDTPNDTPSGVLSSVPAATDASKDTVDSQSKEVVPAEEQQNEVASTSEQQSVQETEPIPQESKTRSKPASRKTFSFWLSILVPIFSFFLIVGGLILYYFYESNVNERVLNLKESAEESALDGDFTAAIEDINKAIDLRPNYIVLRQNLQEINQANDFSNRLVEISTLIDEQSYDEADELLLTFISSLDREEGILFDYFKDQIPSLQSAIAVGKIMLELDELTTIHALSDRLNTISSLSSDEAEEVRERIISKIIELSTEQATASLNNNQYSEALSLVNQGLEYASNNDSLLSLRSQIESEQAEFERAEQERLTAALEAAAQDDLFNRTEAVQVTYFDSYIDSWGDIFLEGEIVNNASVPIYDITIYYTVYDDYGYYMDESYTFVFPYYLYPGDIGYFDDWYINYSWYDEIGSVEVDYITWNLD; the protein is encoded by the coding sequence ATGTACTGCCATAATTGCGGGGAACAGTTACCCGAAGATTCTCAATTTTGTGCAAATTGTGGTACAAAGTTAGCTCATGACGAACATCCAGTGGATGATCAAACGAGCGAACAAAACAATGAAGTGGAACTAAAGGAGGAAGGAGAAACATCCTCATCTCAAAACGTGGATGAAACACCTGACACCCCAAATGACACACCATCTGGAGTACTTTCAAGTGTTCCAGCAGCAACAGATGCTTCAAAAGATACTGTAGATTCGCAAAGCAAAGAAGTTGTTCCGGCAGAAGAGCAGCAAAACGAAGTTGCTAGTACGAGCGAGCAACAAAGCGTTCAAGAAACCGAACCTATTCCACAGGAAAGCAAGACTCGATCTAAGCCAGCTAGTCGTAAAACATTTTCATTTTGGCTATCAATCTTAGTTCCTATCTTTAGTTTTTTCCTTATTGTAGGCGGACTTATTTTATATTATTTTTATGAGTCAAACGTAAATGAAAGAGTGTTAAACCTGAAGGAATCGGCTGAAGAGTCTGCTTTAGATGGAGATTTCACTGCAGCTATAGAGGATATTAATAAGGCCATTGATTTAAGACCTAATTATATTGTTTTAAGACAAAATTTACAGGAAATAAATCAAGCAAATGATTTCTCTAATAGATTAGTAGAAATCTCAACGCTAATTGATGAGCAATCATACGATGAAGCAGATGAGCTATTGCTAACTTTTATAAGTTCCCTAGATAGAGAAGAAGGTATATTATTTGACTATTTTAAAGATCAAATACCATCTCTACAATCTGCGATTGCTGTAGGAAAAATCATGCTGGAGTTAGATGAACTAACGACAATCCATGCATTATCAGATCGATTAAATACAATTTCCTCGCTTTCATCTGATGAAGCAGAGGAAGTGCGAGAGCGAATTATCTCAAAAATTATTGAACTTAGCACGGAACAGGCGACAGCTTCTTTAAATAACAACCAATATTCAGAAGCGCTTTCTTTAGTCAACCAAGGCCTTGAATATGCGAGTAACAATGATAGTCTCCTTTCATTACGTAGTCAAATAGAATCTGAACAAGCCGAATTTGAAAGAGCAGAGCAAGAACGACTTACAGCTGCTTTAGAAGCCGCTGCACAGGATGATTTATTCAACAGAACAGAAGCTGTTCAAGTCACTTACTTTGATTCCTATATTGATAGCTGGGGCGACATCTTTTTAGAAGGTGAAATTGTAAATAATGCATCTGTACCAATCTATGATATTACTATCTATTACACCGTATATGATGATTATGGCTATTATATGGATGAGAGCTATACATTTGTTTTTCCTTATTACTTATATCCAGGCGACATCGGATACTTTGACGATTGGTACATTAACTACTCGTGGTATGATGAAATTGGCAGCGTTGAAGTTGACTATATTACTTGGAATCTTGACTAA